A genomic stretch from Leishmania donovani BPK282A1 complete genome, chromosome 36 includes:
- a CDS encoding mitochondrial carrier protein, putative — MLSTTSSSVSTPATEATGNSLASPSNASFSSAMPDTADDLSASSSGEEILVIPVHTIVDKVTPLCGLSVAELHALVLRYDTDGVGGLTEPQWSLFCHENRHAFSSLGEELLDFDRSGEYSVLVVKHGYEGTSNTNAPRSFTKEVIRFIESFAAGGIAGAVSKTVIAPGDRVKIIFQVEPTRHFSLREAVYLGVETVQKFGITGLWIGNGATMLRVVPYAAITYASFDFYHSKLRFMFGRSNPDGSSDEARAVTLRFISGSLAGATSTTCTYPLDLMRARFAARSSSGKRRFPSYSAAFKEATSKQGFLSLYGGLFPTLVGIVPYAGCSFACFETLKHYIVKVSNLKSDKDIPTYQRLVAGGFAGLLAQSATYPLDIVRRRMQVTPRRYSSVIDALRTVYREEGIRQGLYKGLAMNWIKGPIATATSFTVNDLVKRRTRNYYETTVVYSSRHNIVTLPEAFLCGGVAAATAKFFSLPFDRLKILYQVGMTEKTSAKKGAQLLYQVVKQSPNMWTSGHVTMLRVVPYGALTYCFFDMFQLLAERLMYSHVATPYTNFAAGAAAASLGTTIVYPLDLLRTRVAVNAVPSFQSYFWLLRAMARRHGIGSLWKGCYFSMMGVGVLGGIGFALYDYLKERFGCHTFLQYMAAGATSGLAGSVITYPLNVMKRNRQAERVVYAQLGTSSVQSLLKSPKTVAFLYRKMPFSFTVSSLTFGISFAVNDWCRDVIAATRNDMLREMLFLPSFAVSKSMLSRGDTA, encoded by the coding sequence ATGCTGTCGACAACCTCATCGTCCGTTTCGACACCTGCTACTGAAGCAACTGGCAACTCGCTTGCATCACCCTCGAATGCCTCATTTAGCAGCGCGATGCCGGATACCGCTGATGACCTCTCTGCATCTAGCTCGGGAGAGGAAATCCTCGTAATTCCAGTGCACACCATTGTGGACAAGGTGACCCCTTTGTGCGGTCTCTCTGTCGCCGAACTGCATGCTCTCGTTCTCCGATACGACACagacggcgtcggcggcctcACGGAGCCTCAGTGGTCGCTCTTCTGCCACGAGAATCGTCACGCTTTTTCGTCCCTGGGTGAGGAGCTTTTGGATTTCGACCGCTCCGGCGAGTACAGCGTCCTCGTCGTGAAGCACGGGTACGAAGGCACAAGTAATACAAACGCGCCGCGTTCATTCACTAAGGAAGTAATTCGGTTCATCGAGAGtttcgctgccggcggcatcgctggcGCTGTGAGCAAGACTGTCATCGCGCCTGGTGACCGTGTCAAGATCATTTTCCAGGTGGAACCGACACGTCACTTTAGCCTGCGCGAGGCTGTCTACCTCGGCGTGGAGACAGTGCAAAAGTTTGGCATTACTGGCTTGTGGATCGGCAATGGCGCGACGATGCTCCGTGTCGTTCCATACGCGGCTATCACCTATGCTTCGTTCGACTTCTACCACAGCAAGCTGCGCTTCATGTTCGGTCGCAGCAATCCAGACGGCTCGTCCGACGAGGCGCGGGCGGTGACGCTGCGGTTTATTAGCGGCTCGCTGGCAGGGGCCACTTCGACTACCTGTACCTACCCGCTGGACCTCATGCGTGCCCGATTTGCAGCGCGTAGCAGCTCCGGCAAGCGGCGCTTTCCTAGCTATAGCGCTGCTTTCAAAGAAGCCACATCTAAGCAAggctttctctccctctacgGCGGCCTTTTCCCTACGCTTGTGGGCATTGTGCCCTACGCGGGCTGCAGCTTTGCGTGCTTTGAGACGCTTAAGCACTACATTGTAAAAGTGTCTAACCTGAAGTCTGACAAGGACATCCCAACATATCAGCGACTGGTAGCTGGCGGATTTGCAGGCTTGCTCGCGCAGTCGGCGACATACCCGCTGGATAttgtgcggcggcgcatgcAGGTCACCCCACGGCGCTACTCGAGTGTCATCGACGCATTACGAACGGTGTATCGGGAGGAAGGGATTCGTCAGGGGCTCTACAAGGGCCTTGCCATGAACTGGATCAAAGGTCCCATTGCCACCGCGACGAGCTTCACTGTGAATGATCTTGTAaagcgacgcacacgcaactACTACGAGACGACGGTCGTGTACTCGTCGCGCCACAACATTGTCACGCTGCCGGAGGCATTCCTCTGCGGCGGggtggctgccgccacggccaaGTTCTTTTCCTTGCCTTTTGACCGGCTCAAAATTCTGTATCAAGTGGGCATGACCGAGAAAACCTCGGCAAAGAAgggagcgcagctgctgtacCAAGTCGTCAAGCAGAGTCCGAACATGTGGACGTCGGGCCACGTCACAATGCTGCGCGTGGTACCGTACGGTGCCTTAACGTACTGCTTCTTCGATATGTTTCAGTTATTGGCGGAACGGTTAATGTACTCGCATGTGGCCACACCTTACACCAacttcgccgccggcgctgccgccgcgtcgcttGGGACGACGATCGTGTACCCACTCGATCTTCTGCGTACGCGTGTCGCTGTGAACGCCGTTCCCAGCTTTCAGTCATATTtctggctgctgcgcgccatgGCTCGACGTCACGGCATCGGTTCACTTTGGAAAGGCTGCTACTTTTCCATGATGGGCGTGGGTGTTCTCGGCGGCATCGGGTTCGCCTTATATGACTACTTGAAGGAGCGATTCGGATGCCATACCTTTTTGCAGTATATGGCTGCTGGCGCGACGTCGGGGCTGGCTGGCTCCGTGATAACGTACCCACTGAACGTCATGAAACGTAATCGCCAGGCGGAGCGTGTCGTGTACGCGCAGTTGGGCACGAGCTCCGTGCAATCGCTGCTCAAAAGCCCTAAAACGGTTGCCTTCCTCTACCGCAAGATGCCCTTCTCTTTCACGGTGAGTAGCCTTACGTTTGGTATCTCGTTCGCAGTGAACGACTGGTGTCGAGATGTGATCGCGGCGACGCGCAACGATATGCTGCGCGAGATGCTGTTCCTTCCATCGTTTGCGGTGTCAAAGTCGATGCTGTCCCGCGGTGACACCGCCTAG